One window of Lacerta agilis isolate rLacAgi1 chromosome 14, rLacAgi1.pri, whole genome shotgun sequence genomic DNA carries:
- the LOC117059181 gene encoding ribonuclease-like — protein MAQMIACSLLLFLMVLPALTQRESRREKFGRQHIDFPKTRSDLDARRYCNLMMQRRGMTDSVCKPSNTFIHGDPMAVDATCSDGGTYSGSENYYDSNTPFDITACRIVGGGSQRPPCNYRGRSTSQRIRVGCTNGVPVHFKMPL, from the coding sequence ATGGCTCAGATGATTGCTTGCTCGCTGCTGCTGTTCCTGATGGTCCTGCCGGCGCTTACCCAGAGGGAATCCCGTCGCGAGAAATTCGGCCGGCAGCACATCGACTTCCCAAAGACCAGAAGCGACTTGGATGCCCGGCGCTATTGCAACCTCATGatgcagaggagggggatgaccGACAGTGTTTGCAAACCTTCCAACACCTTCATCCATGGGGACCCCATGGCCGTGGATGCCACCTGCAGTGATGGGGGGACCTACTCCGGCAGTGAGAATTACTATGACAGCAACACACCCTTTGACATCACTGCCTGCCGCATTGTTGGGGGAGGCTCCCAGAGACCCCCCTGTAACTACAGAGGCAGGTCCACCTCCCAGCGCATTCGGGTGGGCTGCACTAACGGGGTGCCAGTTCACTTCAAAATGCCTCTGTAG